A single window of Chitinophaga sp. XS-30 DNA harbors:
- a CDS encoding peptidylprolyl isomerase, translated as MSVIQKIRDKYAVVIIVLICLAIVSFLLQDVFFGNNSMFSQPTEVGEVNGEELDYREYQQRIESMQERMRQQMQGASLDDQTQQYIREQAWDQFLREKIMQAQYDELGIAVTEAEITDQIYGKNPHPLVLQYFADPQTGEFDRSVLQRVAEQVKQDPTGQMSQQILAFDQMIAEYQRNQKYITLVHQGIHYPKWLAETEHAANAQNADISYVQVPYASIPDSTIKVTDAELNKYIQENKALFQVEDNRKIEYVAFNALASAADSALAFEEFEKLKAELDTTPDVAGFIKLNSELPFYDGYAPRNTIQVPAKDSIIDLPAGKIYGPYQDNNLLVFAKVLDRKTLPDTVKIREILIAIQPGVSDSLAKKRADSLEAVIRGGGDFAALALQFSDDPNSKQNGGEYTLTPNGYFANELQAVKDFAFEGNSGALKVVKMPIGYAVVKITEQKNFGPALKIAYLAKRVDASPATSSEALALANDFASKNGDWKTFQKTVEEKGLDKRRQDNIGPMDFVLPGLGSAREIVSWAYNADKGDVSPVFTLEDKFVVAVLTGAREAGTAPLDEVRPQVEAEVRKNKKADQIIAKMKSPETIEAAASATNQPVLTAEAISFASPFIPSLGFEPRVSGAAFNKAWGTAKSTAPIQGNSGVYVLKVSNYVPSGQPALDYPQQSAAYVQNLRQAVDNRLFEALKKKSDIKDNRASFFTAN; from the coding sequence ATGTCAGTTATTCAGAAAATCAGGGACAAATATGCCGTTGTCATTATCGTATTGATATGCCTGGCTATTGTGAGCTTTTTGCTGCAGGATGTTTTTTTCGGCAACAACTCAATGTTCAGTCAACCTACGGAAGTAGGTGAGGTAAATGGAGAAGAGCTGGATTACCGCGAGTACCAGCAACGTATTGAGAGCATGCAGGAAAGAATGCGCCAGCAGATGCAGGGTGCCAGCCTGGATGACCAGACGCAGCAATATATCCGTGAACAGGCCTGGGACCAGTTCCTTCGTGAAAAGATCATGCAGGCGCAATATGATGAGCTTGGCATAGCCGTCACCGAAGCGGAGATCACAGACCAGATCTACGGCAAGAACCCTCACCCCCTCGTGCTCCAGTATTTCGCTGATCCGCAGACCGGGGAGTTCGATCGCAGCGTGTTGCAACGTGTAGCCGAACAGGTTAAGCAGGACCCCACCGGCCAGATGAGCCAGCAGATCCTCGCTTTCGACCAGATGATCGCTGAATACCAGAGAAATCAGAAATATATCACCCTTGTTCACCAGGGTATCCACTATCCGAAATGGCTGGCAGAAACAGAGCACGCTGCCAACGCACAAAATGCTGACATCAGCTATGTACAGGTTCCCTACGCTTCCATCCCGGACAGCACCATCAAAGTAACCGATGCAGAACTGAATAAATATATACAGGAAAACAAAGCGCTCTTCCAGGTTGAAGACAATCGCAAAATTGAATATGTGGCCTTCAATGCACTGGCTTCCGCTGCGGATTCCGCACTCGCATTCGAAGAATTCGAAAAGCTGAAAGCTGAACTGGATACCACACCCGATGTAGCCGGATTCATCAAACTGAATTCAGAACTGCCTTTCTATGATGGCTATGCCCCGCGCAATACCATCCAGGTACCTGCCAAAGATTCTATTATTGATCTGCCTGCAGGAAAAATTTACGGCCCTTACCAGGATAACAATCTCCTGGTTTTTGCAAAAGTACTGGACCGCAAAACACTCCCCGATACCGTAAAGATCCGCGAAATACTGATTGCCATACAGCCGGGTGTTTCTGATTCCCTGGCAAAGAAAAGAGCAGACAGCCTTGAAGCCGTGATCCGCGGCGGCGGCGATTTTGCTGCACTTGCCTTGCAGTTCTCCGATGATCCCAACAGCAAACAGAACGGTGGTGAATACACACTCACCCCCAACGGATATTTTGCCAATGAACTGCAGGCCGTAAAAGACTTTGCTTTCGAAGGCAATTCAGGTGCGCTGAAAGTAGTGAAAATGCCCATCGGTTACGCCGTTGTAAAGATCACGGAACAGAAGAACTTCGGGCCTGCCCTGAAGATCGCCTACCTCGCCAAGAGAGTGGATGCCAGTCCGGCTACGAGCAGTGAAGCCCTGGCCCTGGCCAACGACTTTGCTTCAAAGAACGGTGACTGGAAAACTTTCCAGAAAACGGTGGAAGAAAAGGGGCTTGATAAACGCCGTCAGGACAATATCGGCCCCATGGACTTTGTACTTCCCGGTCTCGGTAGCGCCCGCGAAATTGTAAGCTGGGCTTATAATGCAGACAAAGGTGATGTGAGCCCCGTGTTCACTTTGGAAGATAAATTCGTTGTAGCGGTACTGACCGGCGCCCGCGAAGCAGGCACTGCTCCGCTGGATGAAGTTCGTCCGCAGGTAGAAGCAGAAGTAAGGAAGAACAAAAAGGCAGACCAGATCATCGCGAAAATGAAATCGCCTGAGACCATTGAAGCCGCAGCCAGCGCCACCAACCAGCCCGTGCTGACCGCAGAGGCCATCAGCTTCGCTTCTCCTTTTATTCCTTCCCTCGGGTTTGAGCCGAGAGTAAGCGGCGCCGCCTTCAACAAGGCCTGGGGCACCGCCAAATCCACCGCGCCCATCCAGGGCAACAGCGGGGTATATGTACTGAAAGTGAGCAACTATGTACCATCCGGACAACCCGCCCTGGATTATCCGCAACAGAGCGCCGCATATGTACAGAACCTCCGCCAGGCTGTAGATAACAGGTTATTCGAAGCGCTGAAAAAGAAAAGCGACATCAAGGATAACCGCGCATCCTTCTTTACCGCCAACTGA
- a CDS encoding septal ring lytic transglycosylase RlpA family protein, with the protein MNHSLVLLSIISLFLFSSCARKITENGKASYYADKFQGRKTASGEIFRQRRMTAAHKTIPFGTKVKVTNLSNGRTIKVRINDRGPFVAGRIIDLSRKAAGRLGMLNAGVVNVKIRYKK; encoded by the coding sequence ATGAACCATTCCCTCGTTTTACTATCCATCATTTCCCTGTTCCTCTTTTCCTCCTGTGCGCGCAAGATCACAGAGAATGGCAAGGCTTCCTATTATGCTGACAAGTTCCAGGGCCGGAAAACGGCCAGCGGCGAGATCTTCCGGCAACGCCGGATGACGGCTGCCCACAAGACCATTCCCTTTGGCACGAAGGTGAAGGTCACCAATCTTTCCAATGGCCGCACCATCAAAGTGCGTATCAACGACCGCGGCCCGTTCGTTGCCGGGCGCATCATAGATCTCTCCAGAAAGGCCGCCGGAAGGCTCGGCATGCTGAACGCCGGTGTTGTCAATGTGAAGATCCGGTACAAAAAATGA
- a CDS encoding lipase family protein, with protein sequence MRRTLCGLLVCLYFPLQAQHLRPGFDANEYAELLQLPERGDSTVMQKHPDKYTLLYTSPEVGFYNRWLLWKRQDGVGIVQIRGTIGKTESWLANFYAAMIPAKGSLQLTDSSRFDYQLAADTVAAYVHVGWTMALGFMAPDIVRHIRALYAEGVREFIITGHSQGGAIAFLTRSYLEYLPGMPDDIVYKAYCSAAPKPGNLYYAYDFDLITRNGWGYRVVNSADWVPETPLSLQTVNDFNAVNPFINLKNGLKKQKFFVRLYGNMVYNKMTRATNRSVRRFRKYLGNTVYKLSAKGLPQLKQPEYAHSNNYMTAGAPVILMADEAYHSKFPFDGQNVFVHHMPAKYLYLLKQYYPD encoded by the coding sequence ATGCGCAGAACGCTATGCGGATTACTGGTATGCCTGTATTTCCCGCTGCAGGCTCAACACCTCCGGCCAGGATTCGATGCAAATGAATATGCGGAACTGTTGCAGCTGCCCGAGCGGGGAGACAGCACCGTGATGCAAAAACACCCTGATAAATATACCCTGCTATACACCAGCCCGGAAGTGGGCTTTTATAACCGCTGGCTGCTCTGGAAACGGCAGGACGGAGTGGGAATAGTGCAGATACGCGGCACGATCGGGAAAACGGAGAGCTGGCTGGCTAATTTTTATGCTGCCATGATACCGGCAAAAGGTTCGCTGCAGCTGACGGACAGCAGCCGTTTCGATTACCAGCTGGCAGCGGATACCGTCGCGGCGTATGTACATGTGGGCTGGACGATGGCGCTGGGCTTCATGGCCCCGGATATCGTCAGGCATATCAGGGCACTGTATGCAGAAGGCGTAAGGGAGTTTATTATCACCGGGCACAGCCAGGGTGGCGCCATCGCATTCCTCACACGGTCTTACCTGGAATACCTGCCCGGCATGCCGGATGATATCGTGTACAAAGCCTATTGCAGCGCCGCGCCCAAGCCGGGCAATTTATACTATGCCTACGATTTTGATCTCATTACCCGCAATGGCTGGGGATATCGTGTGGTGAACAGTGCGGACTGGGTGCCGGAGACGCCGCTTTCGCTTCAGACGGTCAATGATTTTAATGCCGTGAACCCTTTTATCAATCTGAAAAACGGGCTTAAGAAACAGAAGTTCTTTGTGCGCCTGTACGGCAATATGGTGTATAACAAAATGACCCGGGCAACGAACCGTTCGGTACGCCGTTTCCGCAAATATCTTGGCAACACGGTGTATAAACTCTCTGCCAAAGGCCTGCCGCAGCTGAAACAGCCGGAGTATGCGCACAGCAATAATTACATGACCGCGGGAGCGCCGGTGATACTGATGGCGGATGAAGCGTACCACAGCAAATTCCCGTTCGACGGGCAGAACGTTTTCGTACATCATATGCCGGCGAAATATCTCTACCTGCTTAAGCAGTACTATCCGGATTAG
- a CDS encoding glutamate synthase subunit beta — translation MGKPTGFLEFTRELPGKADPKARIKHYNEFVERFPEPKLNEQSARCMNCGVPFCHSGCPLGNVIPEFNDAVYRKDWQEAYDILTATNNFPEFTGRICPAPCESACVLGINQPPVAIEEIEKHIIEIAFDKGLAKAKVPRVRTGKKVAVIGSGPAGLAAAAQLNYAGHQVTVLERDDRPGGLLRYGIPDFKLEKWVIDRRITLMEEEGIVFQCNANVGVNVSVNDLLREYNAVVLAGGSTIPRDLTIPGRELKGVHFAMDFLKQQNKRVSKLKVEGEDIIAKGKNVVVIGGGDTGSDCVGTSNRHGARSITQLELLPKPPGERTPYMPWPTYPMVLKTSSSHEEGADRKWAIATKSFVGDDKGNLKGLLLVDLQWTSGEDGRPARFTEVPGSEREVPCELAFLAMGFLHPQHKGMLDDLGVETDDRGNVKATEKAYQTSIPKVFTAGDMRRGQSLVVWAISEGRECARKVDEFLMGSSQLESKDHSVMALSI, via the coding sequence ATGGGTAAACCTACAGGATTTCTGGAATTTACAAGGGAGCTTCCCGGAAAGGCTGATCCGAAAGCGCGGATCAAACACTATAATGAATTTGTGGAACGCTTCCCGGAGCCGAAGCTGAATGAGCAGTCCGCACGCTGCATGAACTGCGGTGTTCCCTTCTGCCACAGCGGATGCCCGCTGGGGAATGTGATCCCGGAGTTTAACGATGCCGTGTACCGGAAGGACTGGCAGGAGGCCTATGATATTCTTACGGCTACCAACAACTTCCCTGAATTCACCGGCCGGATTTGTCCCGCCCCCTGCGAAAGCGCCTGCGTACTGGGCATTAACCAGCCGCCGGTAGCCATCGAGGAAATAGAGAAACACATTATCGAGATCGCATTTGATAAAGGGCTGGCGAAAGCCAAAGTTCCCCGCGTACGCACCGGCAAGAAAGTAGCGGTGATCGGCTCCGGTCCCGCCGGGCTCGCGGCCGCCGCACAACTGAACTACGCCGGCCACCAGGTGACCGTGCTGGAGCGGGATGACAGGCCGGGCGGACTGCTCCGTTACGGCATCCCGGATTTCAAACTCGAAAAATGGGTGATCGACCGCAGGATCACGCTGATGGAAGAAGAAGGAATTGTGTTCCAGTGCAATGCCAATGTAGGCGTTAACGTTAGTGTGAATGACCTGTTGCGCGAATATAATGCGGTGGTGCTCGCCGGTGGCTCTACCATCCCGCGGGACCTGACCATTCCCGGCCGTGAGCTGAAAGGTGTTCATTTTGCGATGGACTTCCTCAAACAGCAGAACAAACGGGTAAGCAAACTGAAAGTGGAAGGAGAAGATATTATCGCCAAAGGCAAAAATGTTGTGGTGATCGGTGGCGGCGATACGGGTTCGGATTGTGTTGGCACATCCAACCGTCACGGTGCGCGGAGCATCACACAGCTGGAGCTGTTGCCCAAGCCTCCCGGCGAAAGAACGCCTTACATGCCCTGGCCCACTTACCCGATGGTGCTGAAAACATCTTCTTCTCATGAGGAGGGGGCGGACCGCAAATGGGCTATCGCTACCAAGTCTTTTGTCGGCGATGATAAAGGGAACCTGAAAGGTTTGCTGCTGGTAGACCTGCAATGGACTTCCGGTGAAGATGGCCGTCCGGCGCGCTTTACGGAAGTGCCGGGTTCCGAGCGGGAAGTGCCTTGCGAACTGGCATTCCTGGCAATGGGCTTCCTGCATCCGCAACATAAGGGCATGCTTGACGATCTTGGTGTGGAAACGGATGACCGGGGAAATGTAAAAGCCACCGAAAAGGCATACCAGACATCCATTCCCAAGGTATTTACTGCGGGCGATATGCGGCGGGGTCAATCCCTGGTGGTGTGGGCGATCAGTGAGGGACGGGAATGTGCGCGGAAAGTGGACGAGTTCCTGATGGGCAGTTCCCAGCTGGAAAGCAAGGACCATTCCGTGATGGCATTGTCCATCTAA
- a CDS encoding neutral zinc metallopeptidase, producing the protein MRWQGRRESGNVEDRRGASRGGLIAGGGIGGIVIALLIYFLGGDPSQVMNMQQAGPQQQLSPEQQAAENEAAGFVKVVLAETEDVWNKVFSEMGQQYREPTLVLFTGVVESACGNASSASGPFYCPADEKVYIDLSFYDELHHKLNAPGDFAMAYVIAHEVGHHIQKITGISDKVQRMRGRVSETEYNKLSVKLELQADFLAGVWAHHTQQLQNIIEPGDIEEALNAANAIGDDRLQQQAQGYVVPDAFTHGTSRQRMYWFKKGFETGDIRQGDTFSEL; encoded by the coding sequence ATGCGTTGGCAAGGACGCCGCGAAAGCGGTAATGTAGAAGATCGCCGCGGCGCCTCCCGGGGCGGCCTCATCGCCGGAGGCGGCATCGGCGGCATCGTTATAGCCCTGCTCATCTATTTCCTCGGCGGTGATCCCTCCCAGGTCATGAACATGCAACAGGCAGGACCACAGCAGCAACTTTCCCCGGAACAACAGGCCGCGGAAAACGAGGCCGCCGGGTTCGTTAAAGTGGTGCTCGCGGAAACCGAAGATGTATGGAACAAGGTATTTTCCGAAATGGGCCAGCAATACCGGGAACCGACACTCGTGCTCTTCACCGGGGTGGTGGAATCCGCCTGCGGCAACGCCAGCAGCGCCTCCGGCCCGTTTTACTGCCCGGCGGATGAAAAGGTGTATATCGACCTGTCTTTCTACGACGAACTGCACCACAAGCTCAATGCTCCCGGGGACTTTGCCATGGCCTACGTCATCGCTCACGAAGTGGGGCATCACATCCAGAAGATCACCGGCATCTCGGACAAAGTGCAGCGCATGCGCGGCCGCGTCAGCGAAACGGAATACAACAAACTCTCCGTAAAGCTGGAACTGCAGGCGGACTTCCTGGCCGGCGTATGGGCGCATCATACCCAGCAGTTACAGAACATCATTGAGCCCGGCGATATCGAAGAGGCCCTCAATGCGGCCAATGCCATCGGGGACGACCGCCTTCAGCAGCAGGCACAGGGTTATGTTGTGCCGGACGCTTTCACCCATGGCACTTCCCGGCAACGCATGTACTGGTTCAAAAAGGGGTTTGAAACCGGTGATATCCGGCAAGGTGACACATTTTCCGAATTGTAA
- the corA gene encoding magnesium/cobalt transporter CorA, translated as MAKRGLLPIPDVINPFKVRKKRLMNFNPVTAATSRKPVDHVKVTVFEYDAQTVREEVMEQVEDCLRFSKGDCVKWINVDGVRRQEVEAICRGFNIHHLLMEDIMSEGQRAKMDEIGDSLFCLLPMMSFRAESASVDQEQVSLLLLNNVVISFQDDPGRDVFNPIRERLRSNGTKIRNSGADYLLYALLDEIVDNYFMVMDSLGERVELLEEIIPRQPNNRTLARINYLRKEILLFKRGIAPVRELTNGLLKSESSLIDESTYKYFKDVYDHIVQANDLADNYRDMVMNLQELYHAQMSQKLNEVMKVLAVVTTLLAPLTVITGIYGMNFERMPELRNPNGYFIVLGVMLFIFSAMIIIFRKRGWF; from the coding sequence ATGGCTAAACGCGGACTTCTGCCCATTCCCGATGTCATCAATCCATTCAAGGTCAGAAAAAAAAGGCTGATGAACTTTAACCCGGTCACAGCCGCTACTTCGCGCAAACCGGTAGATCATGTGAAAGTCACTGTTTTCGAATATGATGCCCAAACGGTGCGGGAAGAAGTGATGGAACAGGTGGAAGACTGCCTGCGTTTTTCAAAAGGCGATTGTGTAAAATGGATCAATGTGGATGGTGTGCGCAGGCAGGAAGTAGAGGCCATATGCCGGGGTTTCAATATCCATCACCTGTTGATGGAAGATATCATGAGCGAAGGGCAGCGCGCGAAAATGGACGAGATCGGCGATTCTCTTTTTTGTCTCCTCCCGATGATGAGCTTCCGCGCGGAAAGCGCTTCGGTAGACCAAGAGCAGGTGAGCCTTTTGCTGCTCAATAATGTGGTGATCTCTTTCCAGGATGATCCGGGGCGGGATGTATTCAATCCGATCCGGGAGCGGCTGCGCAGCAACGGCACCAAGATCCGCAATTCGGGAGCGGACTACCTGCTGTATGCCTTGCTGGATGAGATCGTGGATAATTATTTTATGGTCATGGACAGCCTGGGGGAACGGGTAGAGCTGCTGGAAGAGATCATTCCCCGGCAGCCGAATAACCGGACGCTGGCCCGTATCAACTATTTAAGAAAAGAGATACTGCTGTTCAAACGGGGAATCGCGCCGGTGCGGGAGCTCACCAATGGCCTGCTGAAATCGGAAAGCAGCCTGATCGACGAAAGCACTTACAAATATTTCAAAGATGTGTACGATCATATTGTGCAGGCAAATGATCTTGCTGATAACTACCGGGACATGGTGATGAACCTGCAGGAGCTTTACCATGCGCAGATGTCGCAGAAACTGAATGAAGTGATGAAAGTACTGGCGGTGGTAACCACCCTGCTGGCGCCGCTGACGGTGATCACGGGAATTTACGGAATGAACTTCGAACGGATGCCGGAACTGAGGAACCCCAACGGCTATTTTATTGTGCTGGGGGTTATGCTGTTCATCTTCTCCGCCATGATCATTATTTTCCGGAAGCGCGGCTGGTTCTGA
- a CDS encoding DUF2480 family protein, with protein MEEIVNKVAQSALTTIDLEKFYPQGETAVFDLKDHLFMELILKEKEFRAALQGLDWEVYRGKNVAIVCTADAIIPIWAYMLVAAYLEPVAAFYAFGDEEFVHKTLFLKNIATIDPEQYRDGRVVIKGCGDKTITEAAYVEVTRLLRPVVKSIMYGEPCSTVPVFKKK; from the coding sequence ATGGAAGAAATTGTGAATAAAGTAGCGCAAAGCGCACTGACCACCATCGACCTGGAAAAATTCTATCCGCAGGGAGAAACGGCTGTATTTGATCTGAAGGATCATCTTTTCATGGAATTGATCCTGAAGGAAAAGGAATTTCGTGCCGCCTTGCAGGGGCTGGACTGGGAAGTGTACCGTGGAAAGAACGTAGCGATCGTGTGTACGGCGGATGCGATCATCCCCATCTGGGCTTATATGCTGGTGGCAGCTTACCTGGAACCGGTGGCTGCTTTTTACGCATTCGGGGATGAGGAATTCGTGCACAAAACGCTGTTCCTTAAAAATATCGCCACCATTGATCCGGAACAATACCGGGACGGGCGCGTGGTGATCAAAGGTTGTGGCGACAAAACAATTACCGAAGCGGCTTATGTGGAAGTGACCCGCCTGCTCCGCCCTGTGGTGAAAAGCATCATGTACGGTGAACCCTGCTCTACAGTGCCCGTATTCAAGAAGAAATAA
- a CDS encoding GNAT family N-acetyltransferase, translated as MLTIARAGEEQIPVIQQIAYDTWPDTFRDILSPEQIRYMLHMMYHENALLQQMRSGHVFLLAEWSGMPGGFAAYELNYHHQPVSKLHKIYVLPSMQGKQVGKALLQEVSRIAGEAGMQQVWLNVNRENKATGFYERFGFIKTGEEDIDIGNGYFMNDTIMQLTL; from the coding sequence ATGTTAACGATCGCAAGGGCCGGGGAAGAACAGATACCGGTCATTCAACAAATTGCGTATGATACCTGGCCGGATACATTCCGGGATATTCTCTCCCCCGAACAGATCCGGTATATGCTGCACATGATGTATCATGAAAACGCCCTTCTGCAGCAAATGCGCAGCGGCCATGTTTTCCTGCTGGCGGAATGGAGCGGAATGCCCGGCGGATTTGCCGCGTATGAACTGAACTATCACCATCAGCCCGTATCCAAGCTGCACAAGATATATGTTCTCCCTTCCATGCAGGGGAAACAGGTGGGTAAAGCCCTGCTGCAGGAAGTATCCCGGATCGCGGGGGAAGCTGGCATGCAACAGGTATGGCTCAACGTGAACCGCGAAAATAAAGCTACCGGTTTTTACGAACGTTTCGGTTTCATAAAAACAGGTGAAGAAGATATTGACATCGGCAACGGATATTTTATGAATGATACCATCATGCAATTGACGCTGTAA
- a CDS encoding putative glycolipid-binding domain-containing protein: MKRQIVWKALHYQMMEYCNVEVTDTDIRIDGTIVGFAEDTPFSVTYDIITDRLWQATSLEMAIEKAGETQWISLQREPGKHWTQSGHARPEWDDCTDIDISLTPLTNTLPIRRLAETLNDRQEIDVLYINIFKGEIKPVKQWYTRLSANKYRYEGVAKDFKAEIIVDDEGFVKDYEGLFQRLNS; encoded by the coding sequence ATGAAAAGACAAATTGTTTGGAAAGCATTACACTATCAGATGATGGAATACTGTAACGTGGAAGTAACGGATACAGATATACGGATCGATGGCACCATCGTAGGTTTTGCGGAAGACACCCCGTTCTCCGTTACCTACGATATCATTACGGACCGGCTCTGGCAGGCTACTTCCCTGGAAATGGCCATCGAAAAAGCCGGTGAAACACAATGGATATCCCTGCAGCGGGAACCGGGCAAACACTGGACCCAGAGCGGCCATGCCCGCCCGGAGTGGGATGACTGTACGGATATAGATATCTCCCTCACCCCGCTCACCAATACCCTTCCCATCCGGCGCCTCGCCGAAACACTGAACGACCGCCAGGAAATAGATGTGCTTTACATCAATATCTTCAAAGGCGAGATCAAGCCCGTGAAACAGTGGTACACCCGGCTTTCGGCAAATAAATACCGCTACGAAGGCGTTGCGAAAGATTTCAAGGCGGAGATCATTGTAGACGATGAAGGTTTCGTGAAAGACTATGAAGGTTTGTTCCAGCGGCTGAACAGCTAA